The Deinococcus sp. Marseille-Q6407 genome has a window encoding:
- a CDS encoding sensor histidine kinase, giving the protein MSAEAALRPPPGPTELLLLLGGPPELPGRLQAELPGVTVQTVPGAQALLELPAHLQPGAVVIVSGSLAENWAEVLPLLRRHSGLDNAGWLLLDRPDQWPALLAAGADVALPVNTPPHLLATQAQALLRRAGERSAQRFQLRQVEGALEGWEREERVRDQLVHMLVHDLKNPITAILGLLEVVADAPRLPADARELLEVARDETSHLLHLSLNMLDVRKIQAGKMQLKRELLSRDDLAQTVQQALGDVGAGLSDRHLSIDLGPMPPLSADPTMLRRVLANLLSNALKHTTQHGSIWLSSRVMGSELHLSVADNGEGIPAEDIPRLFAAFEQSRLTLHGRFDTGMGLAFCKLAAEEHGGRIWVESERGQGSRFTLALPLGEPAAQGEDDVELLF; this is encoded by the coding sequence TTGTCCGCTGAGGCGGCCCTGCGGCCCCCGCCTGGACCCACCGAACTGCTGCTGCTGCTGGGCGGGCCGCCGGAACTGCCCGGCCGCCTGCAGGCCGAGCTGCCAGGCGTCACCGTGCAGACGGTGCCGGGTGCTCAGGCCCTGCTGGAGCTGCCGGCGCACCTGCAACCCGGCGCGGTGGTGATCGTGAGCGGCAGCCTGGCCGAGAACTGGGCCGAAGTGTTGCCGCTGCTGCGGCGGCACAGTGGGCTGGACAACGCCGGCTGGCTGCTGCTGGACCGCCCCGACCAGTGGCCGGCGCTGCTGGCAGCCGGGGCGGATGTGGCGCTGCCGGTGAATACCCCCCCGCACCTGCTGGCTACCCAGGCACAGGCCCTGCTGCGCCGCGCCGGCGAACGCAGCGCACAGCGCTTTCAGCTGCGGCAGGTCGAGGGCGCGCTGGAAGGCTGGGAACGTGAGGAGAGAGTCCGCGATCAGCTGGTGCATATGCTGGTCCACGACCTGAAAAACCCCATCACGGCCATTCTGGGCCTGCTGGAAGTGGTCGCAGACGCCCCCCGGCTGCCGGCCGACGCCAGGGAACTGCTGGAAGTGGCCCGCGACGAGACCAGTCACCTGCTGCACCTGTCGCTGAATATGCTGGATGTCCGCAAGATTCAGGCCGGCAAGATGCAGCTCAAGCGCGAACTGCTCAGCCGCGACGATCTGGCCCAGACGGTGCAGCAAGCCCTGGGCGACGTAGGCGCCGGCCTGAGCGACCGGCACCTCAGCATTGACCTCGGTCCCATGCCGCCGCTGAGCGCCGACCCCACCATGCTGCGGCGGGTGCTGGCCAATCTGCTGAGCAACGCCCTAAAGCACACCACGCAGCACGGCTCGATCTGGCTGTCTTCGCGGGTGATGGGGAGTGAGCTGCACCTCAGCGTGGCCGACAACGGCGAAGGCATTCCCGCCGAGGATATTCCGCGCCTGTTCGCCGCCTTCGAGCAGTCACGCCTGACCCTGCACGGCCGCTTCGATACCGGCATGGGCCTGGCATTCTGCAAGCTGGCCGCCGAGGAACATGGGGGCCGCATCTGGGTAGAGTCCGAGCGCGGCCAGGGATCACGCTTCACCCTGGCCCTGCCGCTGGGCGAGCCGGCGGCGCAGGGCGAAGACGACGTGGAACTGCTGTTCTGA
- the glgP gene encoding alpha-glucan family phosphorylase: MNILGKITVLPKLPAAIGRLSELAYNLYWSWQPRACALYRDLDPGIWETYGHNPVRSLLEVSNEDMERAAADPEFVRRYEAVMADFDAYMSRTDTWASRHAQDLKPVAYFSMEYALHESLPIYSGGLGVLAGDHCKSASDLGLPFTAVGLLFHDGYFRQTLGRDGWQEEKYDHLDVTTLPVRPIHTPEREDLRISLDIGGRRVEARVWQLVVGRIRMLLLDTDVPENHPDDRLLTSRLYGGDQEMRLKQYMLLGIGGVRALRAAGVTAEVWHMNEGHAGLLNLERIREQVEQGMDFRTAHELTAGGTLFTTHTPVPAGNDTFSWDLIDRYLGDWPARLHTSREQLYGLARNEAMEPNGPAFNMTVFGLRMSRMANGVSKLHGRVSREMWKGLYPDLYPEEVPIGHVTNGAHNFSFTSQRMRDLLSSVMPQDWAERLHEPELWQNVEKLSDAQLAEVQREMKAEMITFVRDHQREMLLRNGAGAAELAYTETLLSPDVLTIGFARRFATYKRATLLLRDRERLSRIVNHPEHPVQFVFAGKAHPADNPGKALIQEIYRLSQQPEFRGKIVILENYDMHVARRLVQGVDVWMNNPRRPMEASGTSGMKASFNGSPNFSVLDGWWVEGHREDNANGWPIGEEREYADQAVQDDADAFSLYSTLEQTIVPLYYSRNVRGDAEGWGRVVRSAIESVSAQFSMQRQVIDYVQGYYLPLSQRHDLLVPEGARRAREIAEWKTWIENQWPQVAISAAHTLPATAEPGAQVVITAQVNPARIAPDELRAEVVLRRGHRVERMPMQRQEGGQYSATVSLNRSGMYEVGVRLYPALPGLSNDFELGLIKWA, from the coding sequence GTGAATATTCTCGGCAAAATCACGGTGCTGCCCAAGCTCCCAGCCGCTATCGGGCGGCTGTCGGAACTGGCCTACAACCTCTACTGGAGCTGGCAGCCACGGGCCTGTGCCCTCTACCGTGACCTGGACCCAGGCATCTGGGAAACCTACGGTCACAACCCGGTCCGCAGCCTGCTGGAAGTCAGCAATGAGGACATGGAGCGCGCCGCCGCCGACCCCGAGTTCGTGCGCCGCTACGAGGCGGTGATGGCCGACTTCGACGCCTACATGTCCCGGACCGACACCTGGGCCAGCCGCCACGCGCAGGACCTGAAGCCGGTGGCCTATTTCAGCATGGAATACGCGCTGCACGAATCGCTGCCCATCTATTCGGGCGGGCTGGGTGTGCTGGCCGGCGACCACTGCAAGAGCGCTTCCGATCTGGGTCTGCCGTTTACGGCGGTGGGCCTGCTGTTCCACGACGGCTACTTCCGCCAGACCCTGGGCCGCGACGGCTGGCAGGAGGAAAAGTACGACCACCTGGACGTCACCACCCTGCCGGTGCGCCCCATCCACACTCCCGAGCGCGAGGACTTACGCATCTCGCTGGACATCGGCGGGCGCCGGGTCGAGGCGCGAGTCTGGCAACTGGTCGTGGGCCGGATCCGGATGTTGCTGCTGGACACTGACGTGCCCGAAAACCACCCCGACGACCGACTGCTCACCTCGCGCCTGTACGGCGGCGACCAGGAAATGCGGCTCAAGCAATACATGCTGCTGGGCATCGGCGGGGTCAGGGCGCTGCGTGCGGCCGGTGTAACTGCCGAGGTCTGGCACATGAACGAGGGCCACGCCGGGCTGCTGAACCTGGAACGGATCCGCGAGCAGGTGGAGCAGGGTATGGATTTCCGCACTGCCCACGAGCTGACGGCCGGCGGCACCCTCTTTACCACCCACACCCCGGTGCCGGCCGGGAACGATACTTTCTCCTGGGACCTGATCGACCGTTACCTGGGCGACTGGCCGGCGCGGCTGCACACCTCGCGCGAGCAGCTTTATGGCCTGGCCCGCAACGAGGCGATGGAACCAAACGGCCCGGCTTTCAACATGACCGTGTTCGGTCTGCGGATGAGCCGCATGGCCAACGGTGTCTCCAAGCTGCACGGGCGGGTCAGCCGCGAGATGTGGAAGGGCCTCTATCCCGACCTCTACCCCGAAGAAGTGCCGATCGGCCACGTGACCAACGGAGCGCACAATTTCAGCTTCACCAGCCAGCGCATGCGCGACCTCTTGAGCAGCGTGATGCCGCAGGACTGGGCCGAGCGCCTGCACGAGCCGGAGCTGTGGCAGAATGTAGAGAAGCTCTCGGACGCGCAGCTGGCCGAGGTGCAGCGCGAGATGAAGGCCGAGATGATCACCTTTGTGCGCGACCACCAGCGTGAAATGCTGCTGCGCAACGGGGCCGGGGCCGCCGAGCTGGCCTACACCGAGACCCTGCTCAGCCCCGACGTGCTGACCATCGGCTTTGCCCGGCGCTTTGCCACTTATAAGCGGGCCACCCTGCTGCTGCGCGACCGCGAACGCCTCAGCCGCATCGTGAACCACCCTGAGCACCCGGTGCAGTTTGTGTTCGCCGGCAAGGCCCACCCGGCCGACAACCCCGGCAAGGCGCTGATTCAGGAAATTTACCGCCTCTCGCAGCAGCCCGAGTTCCGCGGCAAGATCGTGATTCTGGAAAATTACGACATGCACGTGGCCCGCCGGCTGGTACAGGGGGTGGATGTCTGGATGAACAACCCTCGCCGGCCGATGGAAGCGTCCGGCACCAGCGGCATGAAGGCGTCGTTTAACGGCAGCCCCAATTTCAGCGTGCTGGACGGCTGGTGGGTGGAAGGCCACCGCGAGGACAATGCCAACGGCTGGCCTATTGGCGAGGAGCGCGAGTACGCTGATCAGGCCGTGCAGGACGACGCCGACGCCTTCAGCCTGTACTCGACTCTGGAACAGACTATCGTGCCGCTTTACTACAGCCGTAACGTGCGCGGCGACGCCGAGGGCTGGGGCCGGGTGGTACGCAGCGCCATCGAGTCGGTCAGTGCGCAGTTTTCCATGCAGCGCCAGGTGATTGATTATGTGCAGGGCTATTATCTGCCGCTCAGCCAGCGCCATGACCTGCTGGTGCCGGAAGGTGCTCGCCGCGCCCGCGAAATTGCCGAATGGAAGACCTGGATTGAGAACCAGTGGCCCCAGGTCGCCATCAGCGCTGCTCATACCCTGCCGGCCACCGCCGAGCCGGGCGCACAGGTGGTGATTACGGCGCAGGTAAACCCGGCCCGCATTGCCCCGGACGAACTGCGCGCCGAAGTGGTGCTGCGCCGCGGCCACCGGGTAGAGCGGATGCCGATGCAGCGGCAGGAAGGGGGCCAGTACTCTGCCACCGTCTCGCTGAACCGCAGCGGCATGTACGAGGTGGGCGTGCGGCTCTATCCGGCTTTGCCTGGCCTGAGCAACGATTTCGAGCTGGGCCTGATCAAGTGGGCTTGA
- the trxB gene encoding thioredoxin-disulfide reductase, with protein sequence MTQNPQQYDVIIVGGGPAGLTAAIYTGRGELRTLILERGLPGGQIAQTEEVENYPGFPEAISGMELSQRMVQQAEKFGAVIEMDEVQSIQHTTETEEYPFTVQGYSGTYQSKSVILTTGAEPRRLGVPGEEKFWGKGVSTCATCDGFFYRGKKVVVVGGGDAAMEEGLFLTKFADEVTLIHRRDTLRANKAAQARAFANEKMKFIWNTAVEEIMGDEQVNAVRLKNLETGEEKVMETDGVFIFIGHVPNTDFVKDTVQLRSDGYVDVRDDIYTSVPLLFAAGDVSDWVYRQLATSVGTGTRAAMTAERSLAELEAAFSPAAQPAGETAASAATD encoded by the coding sequence ATGACGCAAAACCCCCAGCAGTACGATGTGATTATCGTGGGCGGCGGCCCCGCCGGACTGACGGCGGCCATCTACACCGGCCGCGGCGAACTCCGCACCCTGATCCTGGAACGTGGCCTGCCGGGCGGGCAGATTGCCCAGACCGAGGAGGTAGAGAACTACCCTGGTTTCCCCGAGGCGATCAGCGGCATGGAACTCAGCCAGCGGATGGTGCAGCAGGCCGAGAAATTCGGCGCCGTGATTGAGATGGACGAGGTGCAGAGCATTCAGCACACCACCGAAACGGAAGAGTATCCCTTTACCGTGCAGGGCTACTCGGGCACCTACCAGAGCAAGTCGGTGATCCTGACCACCGGCGCCGAGCCACGCCGGCTGGGCGTGCCGGGCGAGGAAAAGTTCTGGGGCAAAGGGGTCAGCACCTGCGCCACCTGTGACGGCTTCTTTTACCGTGGCAAGAAAGTGGTGGTGGTCGGGGGCGGCGACGCCGCCATGGAAGAAGGCCTCTTCCTGACCAAGTTTGCCGACGAAGTTACCCTGATTCACCGCCGGGATACCCTGCGGGCCAACAAGGCTGCGCAGGCCCGCGCCTTTGCCAATGAGAAGATGAAATTCATCTGGAACACGGCCGTAGAAGAGATCATGGGCGACGAGCAGGTGAACGCCGTGCGGCTGAAGAACCTCGAAACCGGCGAAGAAAAGGTGATGGAGACCGACGGAGTGTTTATCTTTATCGGCCACGTGCCCAACACCGATTTCGTGAAAGACACCGTGCAGCTGCGCTCCGATGGCTACGTGGACGTGCGCGACGACATCTATACCAGCGTGCCGCTGCTGTTCGCTGCCGGTGACGTGAGCGACTGGGTCTACCGCCAGCTGGCGACCAGCGTGGGCACCGGCACCCGCGCCGCCATGACCGCCGAGCGCTCCCTGGCCGAGCTGGAAGCGGCCTTCTCCCCGGCGGCCCAGCCGGCAGGCGAAACGGCCGCCAGCGCCGCCACTGACTGA
- a CDS encoding NUDIX domain-containing protein — MDVSHAAPHPAAGGTQPGAGGVVFNRSGAVLLVQYRDGSWTFPKGHLEPGETPVQTAAREVLEETGIQAAELGWLPPTRYTNNRGQQRELTWFLMEARSETVRLEETFQAGGFVTVAQAAQQLNFAEDQQLLWQAEQQRATLQRAGAARGPLYALDERMPQLHPRAYVAPTAAVIGSVELAEDSSVWFGAVLRGDIEPVRVGPRSNVQDGAVLHTDQGHPCILEADVTVGHGAIVHGAHCEQGSLIGMGATLLSGSRVGRGAVVGAGALLREGDVVPDGMVAVGVPARVVGSVGASFGNADRYVEKAQHYRQHLRALPQAEGEAQADRHNDLP; from the coding sequence ATGGATGTCTCCCACGCCGCCCCCCACCCTGCCGCCGGCGGAACACAGCCGGGCGCCGGCGGGGTCGTTTTTAACCGGTCCGGCGCCGTTTTGCTGGTGCAGTACCGCGATGGCAGCTGGACTTTTCCCAAGGGCCACCTGGAACCGGGCGAGACGCCCGTGCAGACTGCTGCGCGCGAGGTGCTGGAAGAAACTGGCATTCAGGCTGCCGAACTCGGTTGGCTGCCCCCGACCCGTTACACCAACAACCGCGGGCAGCAACGCGAACTCACTTGGTTTCTGATGGAGGCGCGCAGCGAAACCGTGCGGCTGGAAGAGACCTTTCAGGCCGGCGGCTTCGTGACAGTGGCGCAGGCAGCTCAGCAGCTGAACTTCGCCGAAGACCAGCAGTTGCTGTGGCAGGCTGAGCAGCAAAGGGCGACTCTGCAGCGTGCAGGAGCTGCCAGAGGACCGCTCTACGCCCTGGATGAGCGTATGCCGCAGCTGCATCCCCGCGCCTACGTGGCTCCCACCGCTGCCGTTATCGGTTCGGTGGAACTGGCCGAGGACAGCTCGGTCTGGTTCGGCGCAGTGCTGCGCGGAGACATCGAACCGGTCCGGGTAGGTCCCCGCTCCAACGTGCAGGACGGCGCGGTGCTGCACACCGATCAAGGGCACCCCTGCATTCTGGAGGCGGACGTCACCGTGGGGCACGGGGCCATTGTTCACGGTGCCCACTGCGAGCAGGGCAGCCTGATCGGCATGGGGGCCACCTTGCTGAGCGGCTCGCGGGTGGGCCGTGGCGCCGTGGTGGGAGCCGGTGCCCTGCTGCGCGAAGGCGACGTGGTCCCCGATGGCATGGTGGCGGTGGGCGTGCCGGCACGGGTGGTCGGGTCAGTCGGCGCCTCCTTCGGTAATGCCGACCGCTATGTGGAAAAGGCCCAGCATTACCGCCAGCACCTCCGGGCGCTCCCCCAGGCCGAGGGTGAGGCGCAGGCAGACAGACACAACGACTTGCCCTAA
- a CDS encoding cold-shock protein yields the protein MPQGRVKWFSVEKGYGFIEHPGNPDVFVHYSAIQSNGFRKLNEGDEVEFEVGDGQGDRGPQAKNVVVTNPAPVSDSRSERW from the coding sequence ATGCCTCAAGGACGAGTAAAGTGGTTTAGCGTGGAAAAAGGGTATGGTTTCATTGAGCATCCCGGCAACCCCGACGTTTTCGTGCACTACAGCGCTATTCAGAGCAACGGCTTCCGTAAGCTCAACGAAGGCGACGAAGTCGAATTCGAAGTTGGAGACGGACAAGGCGACCGTGGCCCCCAGGCCAAGAACGTCGTCGTGACCAACCCGGCTCCGGTTTCGGACAGCCGCAGCGAACGCTGGTAA
- the trmFO gene encoding methylenetetrahydrofolate--tRNA-(uracil(54)-C(5))-methyltransferase (FADH(2)-oxidizing) TrmFO produces MGRMTRPEISVIGAGLAGSEAALSAAAQGVHVRLYEMRPAKMTPAHRSGDFAELVCSTSLGGEGEMQSKGMLQAELRSVGGGIVGSADQSRVPAGNALAVDREAFSARVTALIRAHPLIEVIAGEVERVPDGICVIATGPLTSDALAEDVQRLTGSERLSFYDAAAPVIDIDSIDMDIAWRAGRYEQSADYINCPLTKAEYLRFMTALEQARSHTPHDWEKLEFFEGCMPIEEIARRGVDTPRFGPMSPKGLDNPKTGRWPYAVVQLRQEDEGGRMWSLVGFQTGLKWGDQKEVVQLIPGLQNAEIVRYGVMHRNTYLNAPDVLLDTLQLKADPQKFVAGVLAGTEGYLESAATGWLAGLNAARLAQGLAPSVPPQTSMLGGLVHYLASANPKGFQPMNVNWALVPDPELPAGKRKWGKREKRPLMFRAGLQDFGTWAAAQGLDVKLPASVLEEKEASAPEPVTAG; encoded by the coding sequence CTGGGCAGAATGACGAGGCCTGAAATTTCCGTGATCGGCGCTGGGCTGGCCGGCTCCGAAGCTGCCCTGAGCGCCGCGGCGCAGGGCGTGCATGTGCGCCTGTATGAGATGCGCCCTGCCAAAATGACCCCGGCGCACCGCTCCGGCGACTTTGCCGAACTGGTCTGCTCGACCAGCCTGGGCGGCGAGGGCGAGATGCAGTCCAAGGGCATGCTCCAAGCCGAACTGCGCTCGGTAGGCGGGGGCATCGTGGGCAGCGCCGACCAGAGCCGGGTGCCGGCCGGCAATGCGCTGGCCGTGGACCGCGAGGCTTTCAGCGCCCGCGTCACCGCCCTGATCCGGGCGCATCCCCTGATTGAAGTGATCGCCGGGGAAGTGGAACGCGTGCCGGACGGCATCTGCGTGATCGCCACAGGGCCGCTCACCTCCGACGCGCTGGCCGAAGACGTGCAGCGCCTGACCGGCTCCGAGCGCCTGAGCTTTTATGACGCTGCCGCGCCGGTCATCGACATCGACAGCATTGATATGGACATTGCCTGGCGGGCCGGACGCTACGAGCAAAGCGCCGACTACATCAACTGCCCCCTAACCAAGGCAGAGTATCTGCGCTTTATGACCGCGCTGGAGCAGGCCCGCAGCCATACCCCGCACGACTGGGAAAAGCTGGAATTCTTTGAAGGCTGTATGCCCATCGAGGAAATCGCCCGGCGCGGTGTGGACACCCCCCGTTTCGGTCCGATGTCGCCCAAGGGGCTGGACAATCCCAAAACAGGCCGCTGGCCTTACGCCGTCGTGCAACTCCGCCAGGAAGACGAAGGGGGCCGGATGTGGTCACTGGTCGGCTTTCAGACTGGGCTGAAGTGGGGTGACCAGAAGGAAGTGGTGCAGCTGATTCCCGGGCTACAAAACGCCGAAATCGTTCGCTACGGCGTGATGCACCGCAACACCTATCTGAACGCGCCGGATGTGCTGCTGGATACTCTGCAGCTCAAGGCCGACCCGCAGAAGTTCGTGGCGGGCGTGCTGGCCGGCACCGAGGGTTATCTGGAATCAGCTGCCACCGGCTGGCTGGCTGGCCTGAACGCGGCCCGGTTGGCCCAGGGCCTGGCGCCCAGCGTACCGCCCCAGACCAGCATGCTGGGCGGCCTGGTGCATTACCTGGCCAGTGCCAACCCCAAAGGCTTCCAGCCAATGAACGTGAACTGGGCGCTGGTGCCTGACCCCGAACTGCCAGCAGGTAAACGCAAATGGGGCAAGCGCGAAAAACGCCCCCTGATGTTCCGCGCTGGGCTGCAGGACTTCGGCACCTGGGCAGCCGCACAGGGGCTGGACGTGAAGCTGCCGGCCAGTGTGCTGGAAGAAAAGGAAGCCAGCGCGCCCGAGCCGGTTACAGCAGGCTGA
- a CDS encoding response regulator transcription factor: MVIADDHPLFRMGLKYALSHQGFEVVAEAADGVEALEVCRRLRPTAALLDVKMPGLTGIEVCRKLRAECPEVLSILITTFSEPAIIQAAREAGARGYLSKETDPPALAEQLREIIQDPGRDRLPRVEVPRLTSRESEVLPLLAQGLSNKEIARELGISPDTVKDHLARMYGKLDACDRTEAVSRARTIGLLE, translated from the coding sequence CTGGTGATTGCTGACGACCACCCACTGTTCCGGATGGGCCTGAAATACGCTCTCTCGCACCAGGGCTTCGAGGTGGTGGCCGAGGCGGCCGACGGCGTGGAAGCGCTGGAGGTTTGCCGCCGGCTGCGGCCCACTGCCGCCCTGCTGGACGTGAAAATGCCTGGTCTGACCGGTATAGAGGTCTGCCGGAAACTGCGCGCCGAGTGCCCCGAGGTGCTGAGCATCCTGATCACCACCTTTTCCGAGCCGGCCATTATCCAGGCCGCGCGGGAAGCGGGCGCCAGAGGGTATCTCTCCAAAGAAACCGACCCGCCGGCCCTGGCCGAGCAGCTGCGCGAGATTATCCAGGACCCTGGCCGGGACCGGCTGCCCCGGGTAGAGGTGCCGCGGCTGACCTCCCGCGAGAGCGAGGTGCTGCCGCTGCTGGCCCAGGGCCTCAGCAACAAGGAGATTGCCCGCGAGCTGGGCATCAGCCCCGACACGGTCAAGGACCATCTGGCGCGGATGTACGGCAAGCTGGATGCCTGTGACCGCACCGAAGCGGTCAGCCGGGCACGTACTATTGGGCTGCTGGAATAG
- a CDS encoding sensor histidine kinase, with the protein MSSVRRAPQPTSPQAPASPAAGPASLRVQITAVIALLAFLPNLVVTVMAGPRLPVLSLAVWMVLVALLSGMVAWLLSGVLLRPLIQLRAEVEQGDFGEPRADDPAEIAALRRAFAGLLARLRTEQDRRNAFMATLVHDLKTPLIATGHLVHSLTHFDLTPEQKCEISDNLLAENRRLLSLVSQMADAHRFERDDVRLSPQPTDLRSLLERVAGRLPLAPDRPVTLSVVGEGQAVVDAAVLERAVINLADNALRYAHSRVELAVTPQGLQVRDDGPGLCEPLELLAQPFNSQPALIAGQQYTAGTAGLGLFIARRIAEAHGGQLEYLRVPGEQGRGQTVFTLALPEVDRNLPLPAAPGPGPAGPQPPEGALPSSSGLSAPDSGPQRSVL; encoded by the coding sequence ATGAGTTCTGTTCGCCGCGCCCCGCAGCCCACCTCGCCGCAGGCCCCGGCCTCGCCGGCGGCGGGGCCGGCCAGTCTGCGGGTGCAGATCACGGCGGTGATCGCCCTGCTGGCGTTCCTGCCCAATCTGGTGGTCACGGTGATGGCAGGCCCGCGCTTGCCGGTGCTGTCTTTGGCGGTGTGGATGGTGCTGGTGGCGCTGCTGTCGGGGATGGTGGCCTGGCTGCTGAGCGGCGTGCTGCTGCGGCCCCTGATTCAGCTGCGGGCCGAGGTTGAACAGGGTGATTTCGGTGAGCCCAGGGCCGATGACCCGGCCGAGATCGCTGCGCTGCGCCGGGCCTTTGCCGGGTTGCTGGCCCGGCTCCGCACCGAGCAGGACCGCCGCAACGCTTTTATGGCGACCCTGGTGCATGATCTCAAGACGCCGCTGATCGCCACTGGGCACCTGGTGCACTCGCTGACCCATTTCGACCTGACGCCGGAGCAGAAGTGCGAGATCAGCGACAACCTGCTGGCCGAAAATCGCCGGCTGCTGTCCTTGGTCAGCCAGATGGCCGACGCCCACCGCTTCGAGCGCGACGATGTGCGCCTGAGTCCGCAGCCCACCGATCTGCGTTCATTGCTGGAGCGGGTGGCTGGCCGGCTGCCGTTGGCCCCTGACCGGCCGGTGACGCTCTCGGTGGTGGGGGAGGGGCAGGCAGTGGTGGACGCGGCTGTGCTGGAGCGGGCAGTCATCAACCTGGCCGACAATGCGCTGCGCTACGCCCACTCCCGGGTCGAGCTGGCGGTGACGCCGCAGGGCCTGCAGGTCCGTGACGATGGCCCCGGCCTCTGCGAACCGCTGGAGTTGCTGGCGCAGCCATTCAACAGCCAGCCGGCCCTGATCGCGGGGCAGCAATACACCGCCGGCACCGCTGGCCTGGGGCTGTTCATCGCCCGGCGCATCGCCGAGGCGCACGGCGGTCAGCTGGAGTACCTGAGAGTGCCGGGGGAACAGGGCCGGGGACAGACCGTCTTTACCCTGGCGCTGCCTGAGGTGGACCGGAATCTGCCGCTGCCGGCGGCACCGGGGCCGGGCCCCGCTGGCCCGCAGCCCCCGGAGGGTGCCCTGCCTTCATCATCTGGTCTGTCGGCGCCGGACTCCGGGCCGCAAAGGAGTGTCTTATGA
- a CDS encoding AIM24 family protein: MTQPESGRSTEPAASPEDAGSTRLQDFLRRTAERDNPGDVFELESPRMLEATVNGRIWSKLGAMVAYKGDLAFQREGMLAGGMMKALKRAVTSEMSPLTRIEGRGVCYLADQGKQITVLRLEGDSLNVNGNDLLAFEDSISYDITMHRRMAGWASGGLFSVRLSGHGLAAILSHGQPLTLPVRPGEPVITDPNATVAWSDGLSPDLKVDLSLRSLLGRGGGETYQMVFEGSGFVVVQPYEEKPVLISSD; encoded by the coding sequence ATGACCCAACCCGAATCTGGCCGCTCCACCGAGCCTGCTGCCTCCCCGGAGGACGCCGGCAGCACCCGCTTGCAGGACTTCCTGCGCCGCACGGCTGAGCGCGATAATCCGGGTGACGTCTTCGAGCTGGAATCTCCCCGGATGCTGGAGGCCACCGTGAACGGCCGTATCTGGAGCAAGCTGGGCGCGATGGTGGCCTACAAGGGCGACCTCGCCTTTCAGCGCGAGGGCATGCTGGCCGGCGGCATGATGAAGGCACTCAAGCGGGCAGTAACCAGCGAGATGTCCCCGCTGACCCGGATTGAAGGCCGGGGTGTCTGCTACTTGGCTGACCAGGGCAAGCAGATCACGGTGCTGCGGCTGGAAGGTGACAGCCTGAACGTGAACGGCAACGACCTGCTGGCATTTGAAGACAGCATAAGTTACGACATCACCATGCACCGCCGGATGGCCGGCTGGGCCAGCGGCGGGCTGTTCAGCGTGCGCCTGAGCGGACACGGCCTGGCCGCGATTCTCAGCCACGGTCAGCCGCTGACCTTGCCGGTGCGGCCCGGCGAACCCGTGATTACCGACCCCAACGCCACGGTGGCCTGGAGTGATGGGCTCAGCCCCGACCTGAAAGTGGATCTCTCGCTGCGGTCATTGCTGGGGCGCGGGGGCGGCGAAACCTACCAGATGGTGTTTGAGGGCAGCGGCTTTGTGGTGGTTCAGCCTTATGAGGAAAAGCCGGTGCTGATCAGCAGCGACTGA